In Alkalihalobacillus sp. AL-G, the genomic stretch TCTGTATTATTTCCAGACTTTTCAATCGAACAATTGAATCAATTCGAGACTCAAATAAAGCATTTCCCAGAATATCAAGCAAAGTATGAAGTATTTAAAAAACAACAAAAAAGAACGTTATTGATTGATAGGAATGATATACATTCCGGAAAATATAAGAATCTAGCAAGTACTACACTATACGAAGAGTTTTATAGAAGAGTAATCCTATCAAATTATGGATTTGATTTACAAGGCTATCGGATTCCTTGGCAATTGTTTGGAACGGGACATGTTTCCGTATCTAAGCGCGCTATTGAACAGGTAGGATTGTTTAAAGAATATAGCGGGTATGGATGGGATGATTGTGAGATGGGCTACCGTCTCTATAAGAATGGAGCGACATTCACAAGTGATGAAAACCTGATCAGTTATCATCAGGAACATCCAGTATCTGCTGTAAATCACCATCAATCAAAACAGAATTATTACTTGTTTCAAGAGACGTATAAAGAAATCGATCAAATGATCATTTCCCTCACCTTTCTTCCGGTACCAAAAAACCTTCATGAAGTCAATCAACTATTAACTAATTATCAAATGCTGTGTAATGAATTTCCTGATCAATTTTCCATCACTAAACGTGTGTTTTCAGAGATGCTTCGTAAAATTGGATGGATAGCTAAAAAAAATTCTCTTTTTACAAACCTCTGTACAGTGAGTGATTCAGAAAAGAAAGAATTAGAATTGGAAATACAAATGCTTAAAAAGCTGAAACGATTTAGCTTGTTTATTCAATGCTTTGAAGAACTTCAACAGTTGTAAGCGATGACTATCGAGTTTAACAAGTTGATTTCATGGAATCAGGTGCACTATGTAACAGTGGCGAGTCGAGCATAATCGGAAAGGAGGTACGGACTAGTGAAAATTACCTTTGTAGCCATAACACTTTGCAAAGGCGGAGCACAGAGAATGCTGGTGGAGTTGGCAAATGGCATGGCAAATAATGGCCATGATGTAGCATTTATAATGCCGCCTCAGGGTGTGATCGAGTATCCGGTTCACGTAAAGGTGATTCGTTCAAACGGGGTGAATATAACAGCACAGGAAATCCCTATCAGTGATGTGATCATATCCAATTACTATTCGCTTATTAATATATGTAATCAAGCTAACCAGTTAGGGAAAGGAGTCCATATCCGGATAAGTCTATGTTATGAACCTGTCTTTCTTCCGGACCATGAGGCATCCTTCAAAAGCTACCATCAAAGTAATAATTTAATTGTTCTATCAAACTGGCAAAAAGAATTAATTAAGTTAAACCACGGTATTGAAGGAGAAATTGTGCCAGTAGGAATTAGTAAGACGTTCCAGAACACAGGGGGTAAAAGTAACGTAAAAAGGCTTCAGGTTAGTGGAATACTCCGGATCCCTGAAGGTGGGTATTCATGGCATAGGGAGCAAGAGTATTTAATTCAGACATTTACCGCTTTAAAACATAAATATCCTCGATGCACATTTAATGTTATCACTCCCCCAAATGAATTACAAAGTTCTCCAATTCTAAGAAAAACCCATTCGAACCGTCTATTCAATTCACTTACACCTCACGACGACATCAGTTTAAATCAATACCTTAATAACACGGATATTTTTGTAAGTTCCTCCACCTACGATACAGCCTCTCTACCTGGACTTGAAGCAATGAAATGTGGTGCCGCTCTCGTAACCGTTTATTCAGGTGGTAATATGGAATACTGCAGGAATGGACAAAATTGTTTACTTTCCTATCGTCATGAAAACAAGCTTATAGAGCATGTTTCGGCATTAATAGATCAACCGCAGCTTCGGGAAAGGATTGCACGGGAAGGTGAAAAAGAAGCAGTAAAATGGACTTGGCAAAGAAGTGTTTTAAAGTTCGAACAAGCTATACAGAAATTCATGAATAGGAGGTAGAGTGATGTCAAGCATTCCACATGGCGGGAAGTTAGTCACACGATTTGTTCCGACTTCTCTAGATCAGCTTAAAGAATTGAACACATTGGAAATAACTCAATCTGAATTATCTGATCTTGAGTGTATTGGTACCGGCGCTTACAGTCCTTTAGAAGGATTTATGAATCAATCAGATTATCAAAATGTGTTAAAACAGATGAGGTTGGGAAACGGTTTTATCTGGCCGCTGCCCATTACATTATCTGTTCCTGGACATGTATCAACCGATATTTCTGCCGGAAAGAGGGTCGCCTTGACATTTGAAGGTGACAGATATGGGGTCATCGATATTGAAGAAGTTTACGAGGTGGATCTTTTCAGTGAAGCTCAGTTGATTTACGGAACAACCGAGCTTGAACATCCAGGGGTAGCAAAGCTTTTTGCTCGCTCACCATTTTATGTAGGAGGGAAAGTAACACTGATTAAAAGACTTCCATCTTCTTTTCCTGCTCACATATTCACACCTCAAGAAACAAGGAATCGATTTATTCAAAAAGGATGGAACACCATTGTCGGTTTTCAAACTAGAAATCCTGTTCACAGAGCACATGAATACATTCAAAAGGTTGCACTTGAACAGGTTGACGGATTATTCCTTCACCCGCTTGTAGGGGAGACAAAATCAGAAGATGTCCCCGCCTATGTTCGAATGAAATGTTATCAAACGCTGCTGAAAAATTACTATCCAGCGGATCGTTCTATGTTAGGAGTCTTTCCCGGAGCTATGAGGTATGCAGGACCTAGAGAAGCGTTGTTTCATGCACTTGTTCGTAAAAACTATGGTTGTACGCACTTCATAATAGGAAGAGATCATGCTGGAGTAGGAGATTATTACGGAACGTATGATTCACAGAACATTTTCAACCTATTTTCGGAACAAGAATTAGGGATTGTTCCGGTTAAACTTGAACATAGTTTTTATTGTATGAAATGTGAGCAAATGACTTCGAAGAAAACCTGTCCTCATGATAACGAGCAACACATCCATCTGTCTGGCACAAAGGTACGTAAGATGCTCAGGGAAGGAAACGTTCCTCCTTTCTATTTTAGCAGACCGGAAGTCGTTGAAATCCTACTCGAATACTATCATGAACACAAGGGTTGACGATTACATTGATAAGCTTAGAAATTTTGATCACCTATTCAGTGATCTTCGTTATGTTCTTGTTTTTGGTTATGAACTGGTATAGTGCTGAAATTGTGATCCTAAGTGTAGTGATGATATTGGTGTGGACAGGAATTATTTCGCTCTCAGAAGCCTTTGTCGGTTTTACGAATGAAGCAACGCTGACGATTGCAGCTCTGTTCGTCATTATGACAACCATCCAAAAACACCCCTCCTTTTCAAAAGTGACCGGGTTAGTGTTTGGAGGAAAACAGACACTCCGAGGCGGTTTATCACGTATGATGGTGGTGACAGCAGGTGTCTCTGGTTTTATGAATAATACTCCCCTTGTTGTTTTATTAACTCCTATTGTAAAAAAGTGGTGTAAGAAACATTCAATCTATCCTTCAAAACTATTGATTCCTCTTTCCTATGCAGCAATTATCGGCGGAATGTGTACATTAATCGGGACTTCAACAAACCTTGTCGTGCATACACTTATGTTAAAGGAAGGATTTACAGGTTTTACTGTTTTTGAACTTGCGTTAATAGGTGTTCCGATTTTCGTATTTGCCTT encodes the following:
- the sat gene encoding sulfate adenylyltransferase, translated to MSSIPHGGKLVTRFVPTSLDQLKELNTLEITQSELSDLECIGTGAYSPLEGFMNQSDYQNVLKQMRLGNGFIWPLPITLSVPGHVSTDISAGKRVALTFEGDRYGVIDIEEVYEVDLFSEAQLIYGTTELEHPGVAKLFARSPFYVGGKVTLIKRLPSSFPAHIFTPQETRNRFIQKGWNTIVGFQTRNPVHRAHEYIQKVALEQVDGLFLHPLVGETKSEDVPAYVRMKCYQTLLKNYYPADRSMLGVFPGAMRYAGPREALFHALVRKNYGCTHFIIGRDHAGVGDYYGTYDSQNIFNLFSEQELGIVPVKLEHSFYCMKCEQMTSKKTCPHDNEQHIHLSGTKVRKMLREGNVPPFYFSRPEVVEILLEYYHEHKG
- a CDS encoding glycosyltransferase family 2 protein codes for the protein MFNGNPIKIGKRKVDISIIIPTFNKFPQNLFTLFSLEKQNFKMSKFEVIVVDDGSTDTTDNIPKQYQFPFEFKYIKCKKNIGRAAARNLGIRQANGKVLIFLDAEIIVEPDFLDIHYTHHQKNSNLVVSGIMTMNALYSVLFPDFSIEQLNQFETQIKHFPEYQAKYEVFKKQQKRTLLIDRNDIHSGKYKNLASTTLYEEFYRRVILSNYGFDLQGYRIPWQLFGTGHVSVSKRAIEQVGLFKEYSGYGWDDCEMGYRLYKNGATFTSDENLISYHQEHPVSAVNHHQSKQNYYLFQETYKEIDQMIISLTFLPVPKNLHEVNQLLTNYQMLCNEFPDQFSITKRVFSEMLRKIGWIAKKNSLFTNLCTVSDSEKKELELEIQMLKKLKRFSLFIQCFEELQQL
- a CDS encoding glycosyltransferase family 4 protein, yielding MKITFVAITLCKGGAQRMLVELANGMANNGHDVAFIMPPQGVIEYPVHVKVIRSNGVNITAQEIPISDVIISNYYSLINICNQANQLGKGVHIRISLCYEPVFLPDHEASFKSYHQSNNLIVLSNWQKELIKLNHGIEGEIVPVGISKTFQNTGGKSNVKRLQVSGILRIPEGGYSWHREQEYLIQTFTALKHKYPRCTFNVITPPNELQSSPILRKTHSNRLFNSLTPHDDISLNQYLNNTDIFVSSSTYDTASLPGLEAMKCGAALVTVYSGGNMEYCRNGQNCLLSYRHENKLIEHVSALIDQPQLRERIAREGEKEAVKWTWQRSVLKFEQAIQKFMNRR